A window of Laspinema palackyanum D2c genomic DNA:
CAAACCACCCTTTTCATCAAGTTTTAAAGGGGTAAATCCAGTTAAAGGGGAAGATCCACCCGTGATTCTACGCAGGCCCACTTAGAGAATCATCAACCATACAGGGCAAGGCTTTTTTTATTCTTTCGATAAAATTTAATCCAGTCTGCCGGAATTTATGTAAAAGATTAGGGAAATTTACTGAAGCGCCAAAACCTTCTCCAAATTAGGATAAAAGAGGATAAAATTTTACCCCCTAAATTAAACGAAAATCTGACAAAAACTTCCCCTTTGTAAGGAACATTTCAAATCGCGATGAGTCCTAAATTTTTGAGAATGATATTTTTATGAATAATCCGGAGTAGATTGTGATTACTCTGAACTTGGTGCATCCTACGCAAACCGCCCCCTCCCAAAGCTGGGACTTTCAGGACGAAGACGTGATTCGGATTGGGCGATCGCCGGATAATCACGTCGTTCTCTATAGTGCAGTGGTCTCCCGCCACCATGTCGAACTACATCGGATTGGCTGCAACTGGAAAATTGTCAACTTAGGGACTAATGGTACTTATGTGAACGATAGTCCCATTATCCAATCCCCCCTGATTGATGGGATGATCCTGCGCCTAGCGCGTTCCGGTCCCCAAATTCAAATCCAAAAAAAAGCCCGAGAATTTGAAAATGTGCGAAAGCATCGCCAGGGATTGATGGCGGGGTAACTCCCCATCAATCCCGCTGAATTCAAAGGTCAACTCCCGGCGATCGCCTGTCGAATTTCCAATGCTGTGGCAGGGGCGAGAAGCACACCGTTACGATAATGTCCAGTAGCCAATAACACATTCTCAAATCCCGCTAAGGGACCGATAATGGGCGCGGGTTGCCCTTCCGGACGGGGGCGCAATCCGGACCAAGTTCTCACAATCTCCCCAAGGGCTAAATCGGGACAAAATGCGATCGCCCGTTCCACCACTTGCTTAAGCAAAGCTGGATCTCCCTCCATCGGGTCGCCTTCCCGGGTAAATTCTACCGTGGCCCCCACCCAATAATCCGTAACGGGGTAATCACCGCCTTGACTCGGGACAATATGAACATCATCCCCCGTAATCACAGGTTGGATCTCGCCATTTCCCATCGGATTCGGCAAACGCAGTTGTACCGCTTGTCCCAGAACCGGGCGAATCTCTACCGGCGACTCTAGTTCAGCAGTCAGCGGCGTGGAACCTAATCCTGCCGCCATCACCAGCCAATCTACCTCAAGATTGCCCTGAGTTGTTTCTAGGCGATCGCACCGTTTCCCAGACTCCGTTTCCAGATAATTAATCCGTTCAACCCTCTCCCCAAATCTAAACCTCACCCCGTTCCCTTGGGCCCTTGTGACTAAAGCGCGAGTCAAGACAACCGGATCAACCTGTCCATCTTGGGG
This region includes:
- a CDS encoding FHA domain-containing protein; the encoded protein is MITLNLVHPTQTAPSQSWDFQDEDVIRIGRSPDNHVVLYSAVVSRHHVELHRIGCNWKIVNLGTNGTYVNDSPIIQSPLIDGMILRLARSGPQIQIQKKAREFENVRKHRQGLMAG
- a CDS encoding NAD(P)/FAD-dependent oxidoreductase, whose product is MARVAIIGCGVVGAAIAYELSLVPNLEITVIDCYEPAQGSTQAALGVLMGIISHKVKGRLWRLREQSILRYHSLIPELEAIAPISFNRQGILMLCFPGEDMAQWEKLAATRRTQGWQLDLLEPREVRERYPQLGNVEIVGAVHSPQDGQVDPVVLTRALVTRAQGNGVRFRFGERVERINYLETESGKRCDRLETTQGNLEVDWLVMAAGLGSTPLTAELESPVEIRPVLGQAVQLRLPNPMGNGEIQPVITGDDVHIVPSQGGDYPVTDYWVGATVEFTREGDPMEGDPALLKQVVERAIAFCPDLALGEIVRTWSGLRPRPEGQPAPIIGPLAGFENVLLATGHYRNGVLLAPATALEIRQAIAGS